The Streptomyces sp. NBC_00162 genome window below encodes:
- a CDS encoding GNAT family N-acetyltransferase codes for MTTAHGSADGIVYRLARPEDAGAIEALDGSFTTDTVFEVAASDTGFGAGFGFLLREVPADPPLYKEFPPEEHDEQGTGGGAGTGGDARTYVALDGGRVCGFAAVGYAAWNRRLTVEDIEVSPGHRGRGIGRALMECAADFARERGAEHLWLEVSSVNAPAVHAYRRMGFTLCGLDTTLYGGTPATGEQALFMSRPCR; via the coding sequence ATGACCACCGCACACGGCTCCGCCGACGGCATCGTCTACCGCCTCGCCCGACCCGAGGACGCGGGCGCCATCGAGGCCCTCGACGGTTCTTTCACCACCGACACCGTCTTCGAGGTGGCCGCCTCCGACACCGGCTTCGGCGCCGGCTTCGGCTTCCTGCTCCGCGAGGTGCCCGCGGACCCGCCCCTGTACAAGGAGTTCCCGCCCGAGGAGCACGACGAGCAGGGAACCGGCGGCGGCGCGGGCACCGGCGGGGACGCGCGGACCTACGTGGCCCTCGACGGCGGCCGGGTGTGCGGCTTCGCCGCTGTGGGCTACGCCGCGTGGAACCGGCGGCTGACCGTCGAGGACATCGAGGTCTCGCCCGGCCACCGGGGCCGCGGCATCGGCCGCGCGCTGATGGAGTGCGCGGCGGACTTCGCCCGTGAACGGGGCGCGGAACACCTCTGGCTGGAGGTGAGCTCCGTCAATGCCCCTGCCGTGCACGCCTATCGGCGCATGGGCTTCACCCTCTGCGGTCTCGACACCACTCTGTACGGCGGTACGCCCGCCACGGGGGAACAGGCGCTCTTCATGAGCCGGCCCTGCCGCTGA
- a CDS encoding wax ester/triacylglycerol synthase family O-acyltransferase: MATEHLSPLDLAFWRIESAAHPMHLGALAVFTAAGRRGARAAERAAELLTARCATVPGLRRRIRDVLLPVGAAAWSPDPHFDPARHVFLVRTDEPLAHTAAGPLMARPLDRDLPPWEAHVLAGPDPDSFAVLFKFHHALADGLGALALAAALFDEGSDLRPPARPVPERAPGSEQRAGSALRRLPGVLAARVQEVGQALEIGAAVARAGLPLGVPAALTAEASGTGSRTVAGLALDLDEVNLVRKAAGGTVNDVLISVVAGALRRWLEGRGDPAPSGPGPRALIPVSRRGRPGGGGNRLSGYLLRLPLAERDPLLRLDRVRAAMDRNKDAGPARGAGAVALLADHVHPLGHRLGGPLVAQAARLLFDILVTSVPLPGLTFSLGGSRVREVYPLAPLAHGQSLAVAVSTYKGTVHYGLVADAAAVPDLPALAEALRAELDALVREVS; the protein is encoded by the coding sequence GTGGCCACCGAGCACCTGTCCCCGCTCGACCTCGCCTTCTGGCGGATCGAATCCGCCGCCCACCCCATGCACCTCGGCGCCCTCGCCGTCTTCACGGCCGCGGGCCGCCGCGGGGCGCGCGCCGCCGAGCGCGCCGCCGAACTGCTCACCGCCCGCTGCGCCACCGTGCCGGGCCTGCGCCGCCGGATCCGGGACGTGCTGCTGCCGGTCGGCGCGGCCGCCTGGTCGCCCGACCCCCACTTCGACCCGGCGCGGCACGTGTTCCTCGTCCGCACGGACGAGCCCCTCGCGCACACCGCGGCGGGCCCGCTGATGGCGCGGCCCCTGGATCGGGACCTGCCGCCCTGGGAGGCGCACGTCCTGGCGGGGCCCGACCCGGACTCCTTCGCCGTGCTGTTCAAGTTCCACCACGCCCTCGCCGACGGCCTGGGCGCGCTCGCCCTGGCCGCGGCGCTGTTCGACGAGGGTTCGGACCTGCGGCCGCCCGCGCGGCCCGTCCCCGAGCGGGCCCCCGGCTCCGAGCAGCGGGCCGGCTCCGCCCTGCGGCGTCTGCCCGGAGTCCTCGCGGCCCGGGTCCAGGAGGTCGGCCAGGCCCTCGAGATCGGCGCCGCCGTGGCCCGCGCAGGACTGCCCCTCGGGGTCCCGGCGGCTCTCACCGCGGAAGCCTCCGGCACGGGATCGCGTACGGTCGCGGGCCTCGCGCTCGACCTGGACGAGGTCAACCTCGTCCGCAAGGCCGCCGGGGGCACTGTCAACGACGTGCTCATCTCCGTGGTGGCTGGCGCGCTGCGGCGCTGGCTGGAGGGCCGGGGCGACCCCGCGCCCAGCGGACCGGGCCCGCGTGCCCTGATTCCCGTGTCCCGCCGGGGCCGGCCCGGCGGCGGGGGCAACCGGCTCTCCGGATACCTGCTGCGGCTTCCGCTGGCCGAGCGCGACCCGCTGCTGCGCCTGGACCGCGTCCGGGCGGCGATGGACCGCAACAAGGACGCCGGACCCGCCCGCGGCGCGGGGGCCGTCGCCCTGCTGGCCGACCACGTCCACCCGCTCGGCCACCGGCTCGGCGGCCCGCTCGTGGCCCAGGCCGCCCGGCTGCTCTTCGACATCCTGGTCACCAGCGTCCCGCTGCCGGGCCTGACCTTCTCCCTCGGCGGGAGCCGGGTCCGCGAGGTCTACCCGCTCGCCCCGCTGGCCCACGGCCAGTCCCTGGCCGTGGCGGTCTCCACGTACAAGGGGACGGTTCACTACGGCCTCGTCGCCGACGCCGCGGCCGTCCCGGACCTGCCCGCCCTGGCGGAGGCGCTGCGCGCCGAGCTCGACGCGCTTGTACGAGAGGTCTCGTAG
- a CDS encoding HelD family protein — protein sequence MSTEEFRKEQQFVTDLYVRLDHLRDQAEHAVEGALREVGNGAQARLERDVLVAEQSGLLSALNAGENGLCFGRLEFSDGRDHHIGRLGIRADDAERTPLVLDWRAEVARPFYLATGHTPMGLRRRRHISSRGRAVTALHDEILDLTDAERTGYEGADADAVLLAALDAARTGRMHDIVRTIQAEQDRVIRSTHRGVLVVEGGPGTGKTAVALHRAAYLLYAHRELLAKRGVLIVGPGPAFLGYIGGVLPALGETGVLLATPGELFPGVHATGTDRPGAAAVKGRASMAEVLARIVEDRQCLPETVPTGTGEEYDTVPEPALEIDHDDYGTLLLDRTMAYEARDRARATGLPHNQARPSFAFRIIDALTAQLADRLGADPYGGPNLLGSDDVAQLGKEIAMSPAVHAAIDSLWPSLTPERLVADFLTEPTHLPAHEAGLIRREPSARPDWTPADVPLLDEAAELLGEDDSARRAAEERERQRRIAYAQGVLDLSEGSRSYEFEDEENEYLAAHDIIDAERMAERHEEADHRSAAERAAADRTWAFGHVIVDEAQELSEMAWRLLMRRCPTRSMTLVGDPAQTAEEAGCGSWERILRPYVGGRWELVRLGVNYRTPAEIMEVAASVLRARDPGFAPPSSVRATGVRPWARATGDLAGAVAHAVRREMPAEGRLAVIAPRELHASLAGELPGVRAGAEPDLTREVVLLDPRQAKGLEFDTVIVVEPADLQPSDLYVALTRATQALGVVHTAGRLPAGLEAAGEGLLRR from the coding sequence TTGTCAACCGAGGAATTCCGGAAAGAGCAGCAATTCGTCACCGACCTCTATGTGCGCCTCGACCACCTGCGTGACCAGGCCGAACACGCTGTCGAGGGGGCATTGCGCGAGGTCGGGAACGGTGCTCAGGCACGTCTGGAGCGCGATGTCCTGGTCGCCGAGCAGTCCGGCCTGCTTTCCGCGCTGAATGCCGGAGAGAACGGCCTGTGTTTCGGCCGTCTGGAGTTCTCCGACGGCCGTGACCACCACATCGGCAGGCTCGGAATCCGCGCGGACGACGCGGAGCGCACGCCGCTGGTCCTGGACTGGCGCGCGGAGGTGGCCCGCCCGTTCTACCTCGCCACCGGCCACACCCCGATGGGCCTGCGCCGCCGCCGGCACATCAGCAGCCGCGGGCGGGCCGTCACCGCCCTGCACGACGAGATCCTCGACCTGACCGACGCGGAGCGCACCGGGTACGAGGGCGCCGACGCGGACGCCGTGCTGCTCGCCGCGCTGGACGCCGCCCGGACCGGCCGGATGCACGACATCGTGCGCACCATCCAGGCCGAGCAGGACCGGGTCATCCGCTCCACGCACCGCGGGGTGCTGGTCGTCGAGGGCGGTCCCGGCACCGGGAAGACGGCGGTCGCCCTGCACCGTGCCGCGTACCTGCTGTACGCGCACCGCGAACTGCTCGCCAAGCGCGGGGTGCTGATCGTCGGGCCGGGCCCGGCCTTCCTCGGCTACATCGGCGGGGTGCTGCCGGCGCTCGGCGAGACGGGCGTCCTGCTCGCGACGCCGGGCGAGCTCTTCCCCGGTGTCCACGCGACGGGCACCGACCGGCCCGGCGCGGCCGCGGTGAAGGGCCGGGCCTCGATGGCCGAGGTCCTGGCGCGGATCGTCGAAGACCGGCAGTGCCTGCCCGAGACGGTGCCGACGGGCACCGGCGAGGAGTACGACACGGTCCCCGAGCCCGCGCTGGAGATCGACCACGACGACTACGGGACGCTGCTGCTGGACCGCACGATGGCGTACGAGGCGCGGGACCGGGCCCGGGCCACCGGGCTGCCGCACAACCAGGCGCGGCCCTCCTTCGCCTTCCGGATCATCGACGCGCTCACGGCGCAGCTCGCCGACCGGCTGGGGGCCGATCCGTACGGCGGCCCCAACCTGCTCGGCTCGGACGACGTCGCCCAGCTCGGGAAGGAGATCGCGATGAGTCCGGCCGTGCACGCGGCGATCGACTCGCTGTGGCCCTCCCTCACCCCCGAGCGGCTCGTCGCCGACTTCCTGACGGAGCCCACGCACCTGCCGGCGCACGAGGCCGGGCTGATCCGGCGCGAGCCGTCGGCGCGGCCGGACTGGACCCCGGCCGACGTGCCGCTGCTGGACGAGGCGGCGGAACTGCTCGGGGAGGACGACAGCGCGCGGCGCGCCGCCGAGGAGCGCGAGCGGCAGCGGCGCATCGCGTACGCGCAGGGCGTGCTGGACCTGTCGGAGGGGTCCCGGTCCTATGAGTTCGAGGACGAGGAGAACGAGTACCTCGCGGCGCACGACATCATCGACGCCGAGCGGATGGCCGAGCGCCATGAGGAGGCCGACCACCGCAGCGCGGCCGAGCGGGCCGCCGCCGACCGCACCTGGGCCTTCGGGCACGTCATCGTGGACGAGGCGCAGGAGCTGTCGGAGATGGCGTGGCGGCTGCTGATGCGGCGCTGCCCGACCCGGTCCATGACGCTGGTCGGCGATCCGGCCCAGACCGCCGAGGAGGCGGGCTGCGGATCGTGGGAGCGGATCCTGCGCCCGTACGTGGGCGGGCGCTGGGAGCTGGTCCGGCTGGGGGTCAACTACCGTACGCCCGCCGAGATCATGGAGGTGGCGGCGTCCGTACTGCGGGCCCGCGACCCCGGTTTCGCCCCGCCGAGCTCGGTGCGGGCCACCGGGGTGCGCCCGTGGGCGCGGGCGACGGGTGACCTGGCGGGGGCCGTCGCCCACGCGGTGCGGCGGGAGATGCCGGCCGAGGGGCGGCTCGCGGTGATCGCGCCGCGGGAGCTGCACGCTTCGCTGGCCGGGGAGCTGCCGGGGGTACGGGCCGGGGCGGAACCGGATCTGACCCGGGAGGTCGTCCTCCTCGACCCGCGCCAGGCCAAGGGGCTGGAGTTCGACACGGTGATCGTGGTGGAGCCGGCCGACCTCCAGCCGAGCGACCTGTACGTGGCGCTGACCCGGGCCACGCAGGCCCTGGGGGTGGTGCACACCGCCGGCCGGCTGCCGGCGGGGCTGGAGGCGGCCGGGGAGGGGCTGCTCAGGCGCTGA
- a CDS encoding uracil-DNA glycosylase, with translation MAARPLNEIVEPGWARALEPVAGQIAAMGDFLRAEIAAGRTYVPAGANVLRAFQQPFDEVKVLIVGQDPYPTPGHAVGLSFSVAPEVRPVPPSLDNIFLELHRDLGTGRPANGDLTSWTRQGVLLLNRSLTTAPRRSNAHQGKGWEAVTDQAIRALAARGKPLVSILWGRAARNLRPLLGELPVVESSHPSPKSADYGFFGSRPFSRTNQLLVDQGSQPVDWRLPSVS, from the coding sequence GTGGCAGCACGACCGTTGAACGAGATCGTCGAGCCGGGCTGGGCCCGGGCTCTGGAGCCGGTTGCGGGGCAGATCGCCGCGATGGGCGACTTCCTGCGCGCCGAGATCGCGGCGGGCAGAACCTACGTCCCCGCCGGGGCCAATGTCCTGCGGGCCTTCCAGCAGCCCTTCGACGAGGTCAAGGTCCTGATCGTGGGACAGGACCCGTACCCCACCCCGGGGCACGCGGTGGGCCTGTCCTTCTCGGTGGCGCCCGAGGTGCGGCCGGTGCCGCCCAGCCTCGACAACATCTTCCTGGAACTGCACCGGGACCTCGGTACCGGCCGGCCCGCCAACGGCGACCTCACGTCGTGGACCCGGCAGGGCGTGCTGCTGCTCAACCGCTCGCTGACCACCGCGCCCCGCAGGTCCAACGCCCACCAGGGAAAGGGCTGGGAGGCCGTCACCGACCAGGCCATCCGGGCGCTCGCGGCGCGCGGCAAGCCGCTGGTGTCCATCCTCTGGGGCCGGGCGGCCCGCAACCTGCGGCCGCTGCTCGGAGAGCTGCCGGTGGTGGAATCTTCCCACCCCTCCCCCAAGTCCGCCGACTACGGGTTCTTCGGGTCCAGGCCGTTCAGCAGGACGAACCAGCTGCTGGTGGACCAAGGTTCACAGCCTGTGGACTGGCGCTTGCCGTCCGTCAGTTGA
- a CDS encoding FUSC family protein, which translates to MFVAPDPGRMRLRNSARAVIGVGAAVALAELCGLSLTASITGGLAALLALFTVVDSSVRAQRATTALLPLAGFPVLALATTLHGVPLARDAAFLAVVFAGVYARRWGPRGHALGIFGFMMFFVTQFLHAVPGQLPELYAAVGLALLAAGAVRFALWPIERRTPPAAAPPGLPGAGLARPTTRQAFQATAACAFALAIGQALSEDRWYWAVGTAWWIFVNTASRGETLVRGFRRVLGTVLGIAAGLLIAVPLHGAPAPTAALVAVCVFGIFYTAAPSYSWMMFFVTVMAGLLYGLLGVLHPGLLLLRFQETAIGAFGAALAVVIILPVTTHGANDAWIQRALECVRASTAAALDRLAGDPAADPAPHAAELELLLGRVRMALAPLVHPLSPLRARKARARQVLALLDDCAREVRGLVAVAADPQASHDARLAAACWRVEAAVQALTARDSTPELTAPPKPRPVAPAEPALAHLHGLEHALVALAVPLRTDPRAPLVISA; encoded by the coding sequence ATGTTCGTGGCTCCGGATCCGGGGCGTATGAGACTGCGGAACTCGGCCCGCGCGGTGATAGGCGTCGGCGCCGCCGTGGCCCTCGCGGAGCTGTGCGGTCTCTCCCTGACCGCCTCCATCACCGGGGGACTGGCCGCCCTGCTCGCCCTGTTCACCGTGGTCGACTCGAGCGTGCGGGCCCAGCGCGCCACCACCGCCCTGCTGCCCCTGGCCGGGTTCCCCGTCCTCGCGCTGGCCACCACCCTGCACGGGGTACCCCTGGCCCGGGACGCCGCCTTCCTCGCCGTCGTGTTCGCCGGGGTCTACGCCCGCCGCTGGGGCCCGCGCGGCCACGCCCTCGGCATCTTCGGCTTCATGATGTTCTTCGTCACCCAGTTCCTGCACGCCGTCCCCGGACAGCTGCCCGAGCTGTACGCCGCCGTCGGGCTGGCTCTCCTCGCCGCCGGTGCCGTGCGCTTCGCGCTGTGGCCCATCGAGCGGCGCACCCCGCCCGCCGCCGCCCCGCCCGGGCTGCCGGGCGCCGGCCTCGCCCGGCCCACCACCCGTCAGGCCTTCCAGGCCACCGCCGCCTGCGCCTTCGCCCTCGCCATCGGCCAGGCGCTCTCCGAGGACCGCTGGTACTGGGCCGTGGGCACCGCCTGGTGGATCTTCGTCAACACGGCCTCCCGCGGCGAGACCCTCGTACGGGGCTTCCGCCGCGTCCTCGGCACCGTCCTGGGCATCGCCGCCGGGCTGCTGATCGCCGTACCGCTGCACGGCGCGCCCGCTCCGACCGCCGCGCTCGTCGCCGTGTGCGTCTTCGGGATCTTCTACACCGCGGCCCCCTCGTACTCCTGGATGATGTTCTTCGTCACCGTCATGGCCGGGCTGCTCTACGGGCTCCTCGGCGTGCTGCACCCCGGACTGCTGCTCCTGCGCTTCCAGGAGACCGCGATCGGCGCGTTCGGCGCGGCACTCGCCGTCGTGATCATCCTCCCGGTGACCACCCACGGCGCCAACGACGCCTGGATCCAGCGCGCCCTGGAGTGCGTCCGCGCCTCCACCGCGGCCGCTCTGGACCGGCTCGCGGGGGACCCCGCCGCCGACCCCGCCCCCCACGCCGCCGAGCTGGAACTGCTGCTGGGCCGCGTACGGATGGCCCTCGCGCCCCTCGTCCACCCGCTGAGCCCGCTGCGCGCCCGCAAGGCCCGGGCCCGGCAGGTCCTGGCGCTGCTCGACGACTGCGCCCGGGAGGTCCGCGGGTTGGTCGCCGTCGCCGCCGACCCGCAGGCCTCGCACGACGCCCGGCTGGCCGCCGCCTGCTGGCGCGTGGAGGCCGCCGTGCAGGCGCTGACCGCCCGGGACAGCACCCCGGAGCTCACCGCCCCGCCGAAGCCCCGGCCCGTCGCGCCCGCGGAACCGGCCCTCGCCCACCTGCACGGCCTCGAGCACGCCCTCGTCGCGCTCGCCGTCCCGCTGCGGACCGATCCGCGGGCACCCCTGGTCATCAGCGCCTGA
- a CDS encoding nitric oxide synthase oxygenase translates to MEILQQRSTTAQVWEAAEEFIRLFHREDRDAGDPRDRLAAVRAELAATGTYRHTPEELVHGARVAWRNSNRCIGRLYWNSLRVRDRRELTDADGIAAECFGHLREATNGGRVRPTITIFAPDAPDRPGPLIWSEQLVRYAGYGDHHSVTVGDARNAPLTEALLRLGWPGGAGTPFDLLPLVVQGVDDKPRWFDTPEDAVLEVPIGHPDDEGWADWGLRWHAVPAISNMCLEIGGIHYPAAPFNGWYMGTEIGARNLADTDRYNLLPAVARRLGLDTSSDRSLWKDRALVELNRAVLHSFDRAGVTIADHHTESRHFLSHMEREERKGRDVGADWSWIVPPISGSATPVFHRTYEDRPSSTSYVHHQGAQERAQGRDLV, encoded by the coding sequence ATGGAAATACTTCAACAGCGCTCCACCACCGCTCAGGTGTGGGAAGCGGCCGAGGAGTTCATCCGACTCTTCCACAGAGAGGACCGCGATGCCGGTGATCCGCGTGACCGGCTCGCCGCCGTACGGGCCGAGCTCGCGGCGACCGGCACCTACCGGCACACCCCGGAGGAGCTGGTCCACGGGGCCCGGGTGGCCTGGCGCAACAGCAACCGCTGTATAGGCAGGCTCTACTGGAACTCCCTGCGGGTCCGTGACCGCCGGGAACTGACCGACGCCGACGGCATCGCCGCCGAATGCTTCGGGCACCTGCGCGAGGCGACCAACGGCGGCCGGGTCCGGCCCACGATCACCATCTTCGCCCCGGACGCCCCGGACCGCCCCGGCCCGCTGATCTGGAGCGAACAGCTCGTCCGGTACGCCGGCTACGGGGACCACCACTCCGTCACCGTCGGCGACGCCCGCAACGCCCCGCTGACCGAGGCCCTGCTCCGGCTCGGGTGGCCCGGCGGCGCCGGCACCCCGTTCGACCTCCTGCCGCTCGTGGTCCAGGGCGTCGACGACAAACCCCGCTGGTTCGACACCCCCGAGGACGCCGTCCTGGAGGTCCCGATCGGGCACCCCGACGACGAGGGCTGGGCGGACTGGGGGCTGCGCTGGCACGCCGTGCCCGCCATCTCCAACATGTGCCTGGAGATCGGCGGCATCCACTATCCGGCCGCCCCGTTCAACGGCTGGTACATGGGCACCGAGATAGGAGCCCGCAACCTCGCCGACACCGACCGGTACAACCTGCTGCCCGCCGTGGCCCGCCGCCTCGGCCTGGACACCTCCAGCGACCGCTCGCTGTGGAAGGACCGCGCGCTCGTCGAGCTCAACCGGGCGGTCCTGCACTCCTTCGACCGCGCCGGGGTCACCATCGCCGACCACCACACCGAGTCCCGGCACTTCCTGTCGCACATGGAACGGGAGGAGCGCAAGGGCCGGGACGTGGGCGCGGACTGGTCCTGGATCGTGCCGCCGATCTCCGGCTCGGCGACCCCGGTCTTCCACCGCACGTACGAGGACCGGCCGAGCAGCACCTCGTACGTCCACCACCAGGGCGCCCAGGAACGGGCCCAGGGACGGGATTTGGTATAG
- a CDS encoding WD40/YVTN/BNR-like repeat-containing protein, translating to MADVLLLVGTRKGLFIGRRRGGAPWEFDGPHFNAQAVYAVAVDRRGPAPRLLVGGDSSHWGPSVFSSDDLGATWREPAEAAVKFPKDTGASLERVWQLQPAGPEAPDVVYAGTEPAALFRSADRGESFELVRPLWEHPSRSSWQPGGGGEGLHTVITDPRDPDAVTVAVSTAGVFRTKDGGASWEPSNDGVSAVFLPDPHPEFGQCVHKIAQDAGDTDRLYLQNHWGVYRSDDAGTRWTDIGGGLPSDFGFAVAAHPHRPDTAYVFPLNADSDRVPAGHRCRVFRTRDAGASWEPLSKGLPAGDHYGTVLRDALCTDDADPAGIYFGNRNGELYASHDDGETWQLLAEHLPDVLCVRAATLGQ from the coding sequence ATGGCCGACGTACTACTGCTCGTGGGTACCCGCAAGGGGCTCTTCATCGGCCGCCGCCGGGGCGGGGCGCCGTGGGAGTTCGACGGGCCCCATTTCAACGCCCAGGCCGTGTACGCGGTCGCCGTCGACCGGCGGGGTCCGGCGCCCCGGCTGCTGGTCGGCGGGGACAGCTCGCACTGGGGGCCGTCCGTCTTCAGCTCCGACGACCTCGGGGCGACGTGGCGGGAGCCCGCCGAGGCCGCGGTGAAGTTCCCCAAGGACACCGGCGCCTCGCTGGAGCGGGTCTGGCAGCTCCAGCCCGCCGGGCCCGAGGCCCCGGACGTGGTCTACGCGGGCACCGAGCCGGCCGCGCTGTTCCGCTCGGCGGACCGCGGCGAGTCCTTCGAGCTGGTCCGCCCGCTGTGGGAGCACCCGAGCCGGAGCAGCTGGCAGCCGGGCGGCGGCGGCGAGGGACTGCACACGGTGATCACCGATCCGCGCGACCCGGACGCGGTGACGGTGGCGGTCTCCACCGCCGGGGTGTTCCGGACGAAGGACGGCGGGGCCAGCTGGGAGCCGTCCAACGACGGGGTGTCGGCGGTCTTCCTGCCCGATCCCCACCCCGAGTTCGGCCAGTGCGTCCACAAGATCGCCCAGGACGCCGGGGACACGGACCGGCTGTACCTGCAGAACCACTGGGGGGTCTACCGCAGCGACGACGCGGGGACCCGGTGGACCGACATCGGCGGCGGACTGCCCTCCGACTTCGGCTTCGCGGTGGCCGCCCATCCGCACCGGCCGGACACCGCCTACGTCTTCCCGCTCAACGCCGACTCCGACCGGGTCCCGGCCGGACACCGGTGCCGGGTCTTCCGCACCCGGGACGCGGGCGCCAGCTGGGAGCCGCTCTCGAAGGGCCTGCCGGCCGGCGACCACTACGGCACGGTGCTGCGCGACGCGCTGTGCACGGACGACGCCGACCCGGCGGGGATCTACTTCGGCAACCGCAACGGCGAGCTGTACGCCAGCCACGACGACGGCGAGACCTGGCAGCTGCTGGCCGAGCACCTGCCCGACGTGCTCTGTGTGCGGGCGGCGACGCTGGGCCAGTAG
- a CDS encoding sirohydrochlorin chelatase produces MSSPTGPANGLPVRMPRPRQTGRHRRPEPAVAPEGAPALVLAVPGAPSAASRGLAEEIISIGRSELPGLDARIGFLEGDDASEFPSLSGVLTAVASERAARAEFARAAGHEVPAPTGPDAVVVPLLAGPDGDLLRRVRQALMDSSAAAELADVLGPHPLLAEGLHVRLSEAGLARADRARLFTVTTAADGIVLATTGGEEAVQAAGITGMLLAARLAVPVKAAALDEEGSVAAVAEQLRREGSTQLALAPYLIGPEAADGLLDTACKEADCAASEVLGAYGALGKLAVAQYSAALGITQGASAH; encoded by the coding sequence ATGAGCTCCCCCACTGGGCCCGCAAATGGCCTGCCCGTACGAATGCCGCGACCCCGCCAGACCGGACGGCACCGCCGGCCCGAGCCCGCGGTGGCGCCCGAGGGCGCGCCCGCGCTGGTGCTCGCCGTGCCCGGTGCCCCTTCGGCCGCCTCGCGCGGGCTGGCGGAAGAGATCATCAGCATCGGCCGTTCCGAGCTGCCGGGCCTCGATGCCCGCATCGGCTTCCTCGAGGGTGACGACGCCTCCGAGTTCCCGTCCCTGTCCGGCGTGCTGACCGCCGTCGCGAGCGAGCGTGCCGCGCGTGCGGAGTTCGCCCGCGCGGCCGGCCACGAGGTGCCCGCGCCGACCGGCCCGGACGCCGTGGTCGTCCCGCTGCTGGCCGGTCCGGACGGCGATCTGCTCCGCCGGGTCCGCCAGGCGCTGATGGACTCCTCGGCCGCGGCCGAGCTGGCCGACGTACTCGGCCCGCACCCGCTGCTCGCCGAGGGCCTGCACGTGCGCCTGTCCGAGGCGGGCCTGGCCCGCGCAGACCGCGCCCGGCTGTTCACCGTGACCACCGCCGCCGACGGCATCGTCCTGGCCACCACCGGCGGCGAGGAGGCCGTACAGGCCGCCGGGATCACCGGGATGCTGCTCGCCGCCCGGCTCGCCGTGCCGGTCAAGGCGGCCGCGCTCGACGAGGAGGGCTCGGTGGCCGCCGTCGCCGAGCAGCTGCGCCGCGAGGGCTCCACGCAGCTCGCGCTCGCCCCGTACCTGATCGGCCCGGAGGCCGCCGACGGGCTGCTGGACACCGCCTGCAAGGAAGCCGACTGCGCCGCCTCCGAGGTGCTCGGCGCCTACGGGGCGCTCGGCAAGCTCGCCGTCGCCCAGTACTCCGCGGCTCTCGGGATCACCCAGGGCGCCTCTGCGCACTGA
- a CDS encoding lactonase family protein — protein sequence MDQGGGHRAYIGSFTSGGGRGVTTAAVDPATGALTPLTATGAAVADPSYLVLARDTGVLYAVSETGQGAVAAFTPTAEGLAPLGAPVSVGGSGPTHLSLAGGRLLTANYTSGGVSSLPLAADGSPGGPAAVLAHEGSGIDTDRQERPHAHQVLSDPSGRWVLSVDLGTDSVRVCALDPATGELRLHTETFLRAGTGPRHLAFHPDGAVAYVLHELEPQLTVCRWNAASGQLEPVAEVPVASAGPSGAVRAYPSAVVASPDGRFVWTAIRGTDTIATFSLTGGAEKPELTGVVGCGGSWPRDLAADPAGHRLYAANEHSGDVTWFDVDPLTGHPRRAGSVAVPAATCVVFG from the coding sequence ATGGACCAAGGCGGCGGACACCGGGCCTACATCGGCTCGTTCACCTCGGGGGGCGGCCGCGGTGTCACCACCGCGGCCGTGGATCCGGCCACCGGAGCCCTGACCCCGCTCACGGCCACCGGCGCCGCCGTCGCGGACCCCTCGTACCTCGTCCTCGCCCGGGACACGGGAGTGCTCTACGCGGTGAGCGAGACCGGGCAGGGGGCGGTGGCCGCCTTCACCCCCACCGCCGAAGGCCTCGCCCCGCTCGGCGCACCCGTTTCCGTCGGGGGCTCCGGACCCACCCATCTCAGCCTGGCCGGGGGCCGGCTGCTCACCGCCAACTACACCTCGGGGGGCGTCAGCAGCCTTCCGCTCGCCGCGGACGGCAGCCCGGGCGGCCCCGCCGCCGTCCTCGCGCACGAGGGATCCGGCATCGACACCGACCGGCAGGAGCGGCCGCACGCCCACCAGGTGCTGTCCGACCCGAGCGGCCGCTGGGTGCTCAGCGTGGACCTCGGCACCGACTCGGTACGGGTCTGCGCGCTCGACCCGGCCACCGGGGAGCTGCGGCTGCACACCGAGACCTTCCTGCGGGCCGGGACCGGACCGCGCCACCTCGCCTTCCACCCGGACGGCGCGGTCGCCTACGTGCTGCACGAGCTGGAGCCGCAGCTGACCGTCTGCCGCTGGAACGCGGCCTCCGGGCAACTGGAACCGGTCGCCGAGGTTCCGGTCGCCTCCGCGGGCCCCTCAGGGGCCGTACGGGCCTACCCCTCGGCGGTCGTCGCCTCGCCCGACGGGCGCTTCGTCTGGACCGCGATCCGCGGCACCGACACCATCGCCACCTTCTCCCTCACCGGAGGCGCCGAGAAGCCGGAGCTCACCGGCGTCGTGGGCTGCGGCGGCAGCTGGCCGCGCGATCTCGCCGCCGACCCCGCGGGGCATCGCCTGTACGCGGCCAACGAGCACTCGGGCGACGTCACGTGGTTCGACGTCGACCCCCTGACCGGGCACCCGCGCCGGGCCGGTTCGGTGGCCGTGCCCGCCGCCACCTGCGTGGTCTTCGGCTGA